From a region of the Sminthopsis crassicaudata isolate SCR6 chromosome 6, ASM4859323v1, whole genome shotgun sequence genome:
- the DMP1 gene encoding dentin matrix acidic phosphoprotein 1: MKTTLLLIFFWGLSCALPVAKYLHTDSESSEELKDHMTPTPILSLESSESSEESKDSSKKQPNEDRIDSSDSTESEEDMGLTDQESVYRLSDSSFKSGGKDDDKNDDEDDSGDDTFVDIDNGQGSRERHQQEGENLWPGSDDDSDMTLHNGNRVASGKDVRHNAVSDESSQSESRSLEEENESHKVHNSDSDEFTVEGSKQSSSSSRDDSSFDDEGMQGDDADIVGTMKSNSRMINYRKKKINKTKGQKGSRQDSDVSQLVGQLGRKSFQKARISEEDDWDETNDSNTMEEAMSDSTEKSQSSENSESHENSESHENSESHENSKSKSQEDSNSQSQEDSQNMLDLSSDSRQHDDDSHEKQSKSQQENENVSRGDNPDSDGKSVGLSEVNKEDSNSSEDSNLTQSSKSESESTEEQSSSESNESVSPSEESKESPEDEDSSSQESIQSQSSSAESQSISKEDSGESSSEQLQGEGNSQSEEDARAFQENNKLKENVNSSESTSESLSRSIEIESRKLVVDTYHNRPTGDHDDNDCQDGY; this comes from the exons GATCATATGACACCAACACCAATTTTATCCTTG GAGAGTAGTGAGTCATCAGAAGAAAGTAAAGATAGCTCAAAGAAACAG CCAAATGAAGATAGGATAGACTCCAGTGATAGTACTGAATCAGAGGAAGACATGGGCCTTACTGATCAAGAGTCTGTTTATAGACTATCTGACAGCTCCTTTAAGAGTGGAGGAAAAGACGATGATAagaatgatgatgaagatgacagTGGAGATGATACTTTTGTTGACATAGACAATGGTCAAGGGTCCAGAGAAAGACATCAACAAGAAGGTGAAAACCTGTGGCCTGGAAGTGACGATGATTCTGACATGACTTTACACAACGGAAATAGAGTTGCCAGTGGGAAAGATGTCAGGCACAATGCTGTCAGTGATGAAAGCAGTCAGAGTGAGAGCAGAAGCcttgaagaagagaatgaaagtcATAAGGTCCATAATAGTGATAGTGATGAATTCACTGTGGAAGGAAGTAAACAAAGCTCCAGCAGCTCCAGAGATGATTCTTCATTTGATGATGAAGGAATGCAAGGTGATGATGCAGACATTGTTGGTACCATGAAAAGCAATTCCAGAATGattaattacagaaaaaaaaagattaacaagaCAAAGGGTCAGAAGGGGAGCAGACAAGATTCTGATGTGAGCCAATTGGTGGGACAGCTTGGCAGGAAATCCTTCCAAAAGGCACGCATCTCAGAGGAGGATGACTGGGATGAAACCAATGACAGCAATACCATGGAAGAAGCCATGAGTGACTCCACAGAAAAGAGCCAATCCAGTGAAAACAGTGAATCCCATGAAAACAGTGAATCCCATGAAAACAGTGAATCCCATGAAAACAGCAAAAGCAAATCCCAAGAAGACAGCAACAGTCAGTCTCAGGAAGATAGCCAAAATATGCTGGATCTCAGCAGTGATTCCAGACAACATGATGATGATTCTcatgaaaaacaaagtaaatcccagcaagagaatgaaaatgtttCACGGGGTGATAACCCTGACTCTGATGGAAAGAGCGTTGGCCTTTCTGAAGTTAATAAGGAAGACAGCAATTCCTCTGAAGACAGCAATTTAACCCAGTCCTCCAAATCAGAAAGTGAATCCACAGAGGAACAAAGCAGCAGTGAATCTAATGAGAGTGTGAGCCCCTCAGAGGAAAGCAAAGAGTCACCTGAGGATGAAGACAGTTCTAGTCAGGAAAGCATCCAGTCTCAGAGCTCATCAGCAGAGAGCCAAAGTATCTCCAAGGAGGACAGTGGGGAAAGCAGTTCTGAACAGTTGCAAGGAGAGGGAAATAGTCAATCTGAAGAAGATGCCAGGGCATTTCAGGAAAACAATAAGcttaaagaaaatgtgaattctaGTGAAAGTACATCAGAAAGCCTGTCCAGAAGCATTGAGATAGAAAGTAGAAAGCTAGTAGTTGACACTTATCACAACCGACCAACTGGAGACCATGATGACAATGACTGCCAAGATGGTTATTAG